A genomic segment from Polyangium mundeleinium encodes:
- a CDS encoding DUF4304 domain-containing protein: protein MTPERALRDRRNYIFKTWVTPTLQAAGFKKRGIVYVRDLGSVQHLFNHETGKINTAGKSSFTTNCGIHVPGVRVLYWGPGSVESKAPQAADGILNVRPGMLTPTGDRWWELTSSDGPEKDDEVGQELLRLVEVAALPFFDRFRDERAVAEFCSQPRKKEDRFIDPREDTFELFFAAILWKRLGCKDKCRECIERERSKTKKRYGAKTDEAFFARFSCDDD, encoded by the coding sequence ATGACCCCTGAGCGAGCCCTCCGGGACCGAAGGAACTACATCTTCAAGACCTGGGTCACGCCCACGCTCCAGGCGGCGGGCTTCAAGAAACGAGGGATCGTGTACGTGCGGGACTTGGGGAGCGTCCAGCACCTCTTCAACCACGAGACTGGCAAAATCAACACGGCCGGAAAGTCCAGCTTCACAACGAATTGTGGGATCCACGTGCCGGGGGTCAGAGTTCTCTACTGGGGCCCCGGCAGCGTCGAATCCAAGGCACCTCAGGCCGCGGACGGAATCCTGAACGTGAGGCCCGGAATGCTGACACCAACGGGCGACAGGTGGTGGGAACTCACGTCCTCCGATGGGCCCGAGAAGGACGACGAGGTAGGGCAGGAGCTATTGAGGCTCGTGGAGGTCGCGGCCCTGCCCTTCTTCGACCGGTTTCGAGACGAACGCGCGGTCGCGGAGTTCTGCTCGCAGCCCCGCAAGAAGGAAGATCGATTCATCGATCCCCGTGAAGATACGTTCGAGCTCTTCTTTGCTGCGATCCTCTGGAAGCGGCTTGGGTGCAAGGACAAGTGTCGCGAATGTATCGAGCGGGAGAGGTCGAAGACCAAGAAGCGTTATGGCGCCAAGACCGACGAGGCGTTCTTCGCGCGCTTCTCGTGTGACGACGACTGA